In Parasteatoda tepidariorum isolate YZ-2023 chromosome 8, CAS_Ptep_4.0, whole genome shotgun sequence, the DNA window TTCTGGAAATAACTGCAATCAACACCTGTAACATGCATGCATGAAATAGCCTAAAGAGATgatttactgtttttattttatccccttcgttgaacagccgacccaatatttGAGTTAGCAACTgccaatattcaactccataaCCTTATAATTTCGAACACAATTCAAAAGACAAAGGAATTTATGGGTTAGaataaatttgccttcgaggaggactttttgatggaactagccctcatttgcattacacggagaggaaagccacagaaacctcccacggttagcctaacgacaaggggattctaacccatgatctgtctaccataaagtatattttacctcagcactgtggtcagtgcgagccgggtgcgaaatTGGTATCGGCAATAAGATTGTTATGATTGTTGATAAGATGATTGTTATTTGTTACACCATCTATTTGcggtttcttatttttgtcccttttttatttgtgttctcTACATCTCCAGtaagtatataatattaattaacttgTAGTTAATATTAATTCGTTAATGCTCATAGAAAATAATTGGCTGAATCTTTATGTAATgtgtttcataatatttaaatttgaaaatgtaaagcTCATCTTTTTCGCGGAATTGATAGTAAATAGTTATCTTTTTTCCACGGTAATATTTGAGTGACACACAAGATCTTTACAAACAGACCTTTaatgataaaacattttcttatcaaattatttatcatttgttgCCAACAGATAAACAAGGCGAAACAACAGGCTTTGATTCTTTTTCAAGGTTATGCACAAAGtcttcagttttgtttttattttattattatttttttattccttattaatttacatttaaatacgttttcatttcaatatataNNNNNNNNNNNNNNNNNNNNNNNNNNNNNNNNNNNNNNNNNNNNNNNNNNNNNNNNNNNNNNNNNNNNNNNNNNNNNNNNNNNNNNNNNNNNNNNNNNNNNNNNNNNNNNNNNNNNNNNNNNNNNNNNNNNNNNNNNNNNNNNNNNNNNNNNNNNNNNNNNNNNNNNNNNNNNNNNNNNNNNNNNNNNNNNNNNNNNNNNNNNNNNNNNNNNNNNNNNNNNNNNNNNNNNNNNNNNNNNNNNNNNNNNNNNNNNNNNNNNNNNNNNNNNNNNNNNNNNNNNNNNNNNNNNNNNNNNNNNNNNNNNNNNNNNNNNNNNNNNNNNttatatatatatagaaagatAGACAGATAGATTTgtctgaatataattaaaagtatcaaaaactTCATTCCAGATGCCTATGACGTATATGTAATTAATGAAGCTCTACAGGAAATTGAAGACTTCACTTGCATCAGCTTTATCCGAAGAACAACTGAAAAAGATTATATCTACATCACCCCAGATGGAGGGTAAGAAacctaaaaaaagtaatttaagaataatatttatgaatactaTTATgacgtttatttaaaatgactatAACCTATCTGTCTTTCATCTAATCCAAAGAGTAGATGCTGGTCATATGTTGGTCGCCAAGGTGGGTCTCAAGTTGTTTCCCTAACTGTTCCTGATTGTATTAACAAAGGGACTGTTATACATGAGTTGATGCATGTTCTTGGTTTCTGGCATGAGCATAATAGATCGGACAGAgatgattttattgaaataatttggaGTAATGTTATTAAAGGTAATATTTGCTTTGACATTGGTAGGAAACTTTGCCTTAATTAGCTGAcgtgtaattaataatattcttatcagttcataaatttcataatgaatattgtttaaagtaaataaattagtgTTATCATCATTTCATACTGATTAGAACGTAAGATTAAACCTTTTGCAGACGGCTGGTACAACAGTTGTAACctctgttttgattttttttaattttgaaagtatttgaTATATTAGTATCTGATTatcataaatttgtaattaataatactcTTATCATTtcctaaatttcataataaatattgtttaaagtaaagaaattagtGTTATCATCATTTCATACTGATTAGAACGTAAGATTAAACCTTTTGCAGACGGCTGGTACAACAGTTGCAACCTCAGTTAATATTCTTATCATTTCATAATGAATATTgcttaaagtaaagaaattagtGTTATCATCATTTCATACTGATTAGAACGTAAGATTAAACCTTTTGTAGACGGCTGGTACAACAGTTGTAACctcagttttgattttttttaattttgaaagtatttgaTATATTAGTATTTGATTatcataaatttgtaattaataatactcTTATCATTTCCTAAATTTCATAATGAATAttgtttaaagtaaagaaattagtGTTATCATCATTTCATACTgattagaaaagtaataaattccCATTACTTTTTCACTTAGTAACAATGAAACTATTAtacattacttaaaaattttaataaataaaatatcacctTAGTAATTGTcgaattcaatttttcagataaagaaataaattttgcaaagagTTTTCCAGAAGCAtcgaattttcttaaatttccttATGATTATCAATCCGTAATGCATTATGATGCGTATGCATTTTCTGTATCGCCAAGATTGCCAACAATGAGGCCAAAGCAGCCAAGAACTAGACTCAGAGATCTTGGTCGGGCCAAAACCATTGGAACACTCACAGAAACAGATATTCTGGAGATAACGGAGCTGTATGAATgttaatatcaatttataattatttattattgtttgtaaaatatttgtaaataacgggttttataaaaaaataaaataaaacttcaattagttttaagttTCATGATGTTGTTTTGAGTTAAGTTGTGAATCATATAACATTTAATCCAATAACGTTTAAATTACATTAGAgagcacattttttttgttgcatttatacaaatattaattctcGCCTAATTCAGATATgaagatttcaaatctgaaatttgttttgcttatgaagatgcagatttttttagaatggcagttttagcaaattttttgtcagattgtacaatattaaaaacgttttatgaACAGGGGGACGCATGAATGTTGCTATTAACTTCTAGGAGAGTTAGGGAACATCATCAGGCTTACAACTGCATAGAAACCCTTGCATGGAAATATGGGAGCGCTTTTCAATTATAACCTGTTCATAAAAGCACAAAATAAGCAGTTCATAATAGGGGAAGCACCCCTAGAggcgtatgacgacatttcGTAACACGAGTTCCTATACCATTTTAATCCTGATGCTTTAACTCCCCTAGACATTTGTCACAAAATTTATGTGATCCCTGACATATATcacgtttttaaacttacacatttcaacaaaaaaaaagactaaaaatgtcatatgaaagagaagaaaaaaactatagctGGTAGAGAGAAACTGattacagattttaaatcagTGATACGAAAGTATTTAAGACTTGCTGAGGAATCTTATACAATCTCTAATTTATGCCatttatgtacatatatatttcaatttgaaaaaggTTTTCACGCTGTTCTTTGAGTTGATCACCATAAGTCGTATATGCatgttaataagaaaaagagTATGCCTGATTGCAAATTTCTGGGACTGTCACTTTGTGCCCTGCTCTCCTCCATTGTAATTCATTAGaaatcaattcatttaaatataaattcagttcgcaatcaatttaaataaattcttagttTACGCATACAAACgcaaaatcataatttcaatattttaggtCTATATGGTCTACG includes these proteins:
- the LOC107448604 gene encoding zinc metalloproteinase nas-4, which gives rise to MIPFNALLFIFISGVAAVSQKEKKLQNVIEGDIMLREDKDYWGRKSGPLVDMKKNRWTEGIVPYVLNETVYNAYDVYVINEALQEIEDFTCISFIRRTTEKDYIYITPDGGCWSYVGRQGGSQVVSLTVPDCINKGTVIHELMHVLGFWHEHNRSDRDDFIEIIWSNVIKDKEINFAKSFPEASNFLKFPYDYQSVMHYDAYAFSVSPRLPTMRPKQPRTRLRDLGRAKTIGTLTETDILEITELYEC